One genomic region from Anopheles bellator chromosome 2, idAnoBellAS_SP24_06.2, whole genome shotgun sequence encodes:
- the LOC131212866 gene encoding uncharacterized protein LOC131212866, with translation MDHSKLNGNGDHALEEVVSEYYDPVAILLSSGHYDTKNLTDELKKCSVTYDQVSGLEAEDLRLMGITNENAIKEILSDLSELVNQRRMYDSVLQHEFDPCQYATTICQNTSDHLESMRMLIKLMQLRFRLSFPNNVLLDDRYYATEMSLSLCDRICERLDNMCTVSVGVNASSKRKTWMPKLTVPLVLLSGVFVFTVWLKQK, from the exons ATGGATCATTCAAAGTTGAATGGCAACGGTGACCATGCGTTGGAGGAGGTGGTGTCGGAATACTACGACCCGGTAGCCATTCTTCTTTCCAGTGGCCACTACGACACGAAGAATCTCACAGATGAGCTAAA AAAATGCTCGGTTACTTACGACCAGGTAAGCGGCCTCGAGGCGGAAGATTTACGACTAATGGGAATAACAAACGAGAATGCAATCAAAGAGATTTTATCCGACTTATCCGAGCTAGTGAATCAAAGGCGAATGTACGACAG tGTTCTTCAGCACGAATTTGACCCTTGCCAGTACGCCACAACCATTTGCCAAAACACCTCCGACCACCTGGAGAGCATGCGGATGTTGATTAAGCTCATGCAGCTAAGGTTTAGGCTATCATTTCCCAATAACGTTTTGCTAGACGACCGTTACTATGCGACCGAGATGTCCCTATCGCTTTGTGATAGAATCTGTGAAAGGTTGGACAACATGTGCACAGTTTCGGTTGGTGTTAATGCAAGTAGTAAACGCAAAACGTGGATGCCTAAATTAACCGTTCCACTGGTGCTCCTCTCCGGTGTCTTCGTGTTTACAGTATGGttgaaacaaaagtaa